A genome region from Haliotis asinina isolate JCU_RB_2024 chromosome 11, JCU_Hal_asi_v2, whole genome shotgun sequence includes the following:
- the LOC137256228 gene encoding uncharacterized protein — protein MSRGSSRGDLETGKGTMLSERGPHNSVPVDNYPSGDGKSYVYEGSGYYVPSERSWVKYHEYRSIPPSTRRDAILFESEEQWRKYQSQRDSRSAPGGITFTGVPQLRSTTPLSALLPYQRNAWTKPWSGSGFFVAPTDKWIHEQTGPGIPSNAYLFYNEEDWIKFRYQVENPSMKTT, from the exons ATGTCACGCGGTTCATCGCGAGGTGATCTAGAGACAGGGAAGGGGACCATGTTAAGTGAACGTGGTCCACACAACAGTGTCCCTGTGGACAACTACCCAAGTGGAGATGGGAAATCGTACGTGTATGAGGGATCTGGATATTACGTCCCATCAGAAAGAAGCTGGGTGAAATACCATGAGTACAGGTCCATACCCCCTAGCACTCGCCGAGATGCTATTTTGTTCGAGTCCGAGGAACAGTGGCGGAAATATCAAAGTCAGCGAGACAGCCGCTCTGCCCCTGGTG GTATTACATTCACTGGAGTTCCCCAGCTCCGTTCAACAACACCATTATCTGCATTACTGCCATATCAGCGCAATGCATGGACGAAGCCATGGTCTGGGTCAGGGTTCTTTGTGGCTCCTACAGACAAATGGATTCATGAACAAACCGGTCCAGGAATACCCTCCAATGCCTACCTGTTTTACAATGAAGAAGACTGGATCAAATTCCGATACCAAGTGGAAAACCCATCCATGAAAACAACCTGA
- the LOC137256229 gene encoding uncharacterized protein, with the protein MSSELPKPHYSTPSNNYLSGDWKSHVWMGQQYYVPSERDWIKYQDYRSLPRETRRDAIDMQSEDQWVAFTRQRDTPGGYYHKDVGLKQSGVPALRLSGYTRNLPSMPHRDIFQNPWPKADQWVPPARARRGDYYGYYHEAIETERERRKKEYPTSMRIEPRDVPKLL; encoded by the exons atgtcttCTGAACTGCCGAAGCCCCACTACTCCACCCCTTCCAACAACTATCTGTCGGGGGACTGGAAGTCTCACGTCTGGATGGGCCAGCAGTACTACGTCCCTTCGGAGCGAGACTGGATCAAGTACCAAGACTATCGCTCCTTGCCCCGAGAAACGCGCAGAGACGCCATAGACATGCAGTCAGAAGACCAGTGGGTGGCCTTTACACGCCAGAGGGACACCCCTGGAG GTTACTACCACAAGGACGTGGGACTGAAGCAGTCTGGGGTTCCTGCTCTCAGGCTGTCTGGCTACACACGCAATCTCCCCTCCATGCCACACAGGGACATCTTCCAAAACCCCTGGCCCAAAGCTGACCAGTGGGTACCCCCTGCACGTGCTAGGAGGGGTGATTATTACGGATACTATCACGAGGCCATTGAAACTGAGCGAGAGCGCCGGAAGAAGGAATACCCGACGAGCATGCGCATCGAACCCAGAGATGTCCCGAAACTGTTGTGA